The genomic window ACGATGTGTGTATCCTAGCGCGTCACTTTCTGGACAAGTATGCGACGCAATTCAATAAACGAGTTGCAGGGCTTTCCCCTGAAGCGATGCAGAAGCTGCGAATCCATGACTGGCCTGGCAACGTCAGGGAACTCGAAAATGTAATTGAACGTACAGTAGTCCTGGCAGGAGGCGATCTGATCCAGGCCTGGGACATAGTGCTCCCCGACGACAAGGATTCTACAGCTAACGATTCGTTTCAGTGCGCAAAGAGACGAGTGATCGACCAGTTCGAGAGGAATTATATCGAGGCTGTGTTGTTATCCACCAACGGGAACATTTCCGAGGCTGCGGTGGTGGCTCAGAAGAACCGCAGGGCTTTTTGGCAGCTTATCCAGAAGCACCGTATCGATGCCAATACGTTCCGGAACCATCGGCAACCCACTGGGCCAAATCCTGGGCCGCGCTAGGATAACTTTGTCCTAGTCCAAGACCTCCATATTCTTCAGCGTCGTGGCCCTCCTGCCGGGCATTGACTAGGATATTCGTGTCCTGTCCGCATTCAATGATTTCTACTGCTTTTCCAACTAAAACAATCGATTACGATCTGGTACGGCTGTTGCTCCATAGACGTAAGCGTAATTGTGCCTCAGGAATGCCAGGATGAAACATGGGCCAACTGAGAGAAGGATCCTTGACTACATGGTGAAAGGCGGTGCAGACGATCTGGAAGGCATCGCTTACTGGTGGATGTTGGAACAGAACATTAAGACCGAGACTGCGAAGGTTAAGGAAGCGCTCGACCGACTCGTAGCCGACGGCTTAGTGCTGGAAGTACACGGACCGGATTCGAGAACCCGCTATCAAATATGCCCAGTTATGCGGAAAAAGATAGCCGATCTGCTCAACGGAACCGGCGAGAGAGAATAGATCGATGCGGGACTATGGATAACCAGAGATCGGTCTTCGATAGGCCGGAAACAAAAGGTAAATAAGTGGCTGGGTTCGCTGGCATAGCCGCGGCAGGCAAGAGCATAGAGCGGCTGTTGAATGCGGCTTTCGTCGAGGAAGAGCCTATCCCTGGACAGCGGACCCGGGCCGTGCTAGTGCGCACGACCGATTTCGAGCCGACGGTTGTCGGCGCGAATATCGGTTCGCCTGCACTTTCGATTTTTCTGTATCGGGTTGATTTCAACAAGACGATGCGCGCCGCATGGTCCGCGGTCGCGAGCCAGGACGGGCGCGGGCATCTCGCCGTGGACCTCCATCTGCTCCTGAGCGCGTGGGCGGACAATGCCGAATTCGAGCTCCGCATTTTAGGGCGGGCCATGCAGACTATAGAAACTACACCGATGTTGAACGGTCCACTCCTCGATCCAATGACCGATTGGGCGTCTAACGAGTCCGTGCAATTGGTGCTTGAGGATATCTCGACCGAGGCCGTGATGCGAACCTTCGATTCGCTCCCGACCGATTACCGCCTGAGCGTGCCGTATATCGCGCGCATCGTGCGCATCGACAGCCGGGTGGCCACACCTGACGGAAACGTCACGACCCTGATCGTCGGGGCCGTACCGGAGCCGCGCCCGTGAACGAGTTTCTTCCCGACCGGTTTTCCGAGAACATCAAGCGCCTCGCGCTCGGCCTGGAGCCTATCGATGCCGAGCTGCGGCTCCGCGTCGCGCACGGGATCGAAGTCACGTTCGATACCGCGCCGCTGCAACTGCCGCGTCCGCCCATCGACCACCACCGAACCTCCTTGCACGTGGTGCTCTACCATCCCAAGCTGAGCAGCCCCGTGGACTTGCGTTTCTTCGACGAAGCGCGGCGCTTCGTACCACGGCGGCTGCGTATCCCGATTCTGACTCGCACGGTGGCTGAGACCAGTCCGCCGGCGCACCGCGTGCGCCGGCCGGTGTTGTTTCCCGGTGCGGGCTACGATGTAAGCACCGGCGCCACCGGATTGCGCGGGCGCGTGCTGCGTGGGGGCCAGCCCATGCGGTGGGCACGGGTGGAAGCCCGCTTGCCCGGCACCGGTCTCCTAGTGAGCCGCGCGCATGGAGATGATAGGGGCGAGTTCTTGCTCCTGATCGGCGCCGAGGCAAGTCCAGTTGGGGATCTCAACCCGCCGCTGCGGGTAGAGGTTGCGGTGCTGGGACCCGCTGTGCCTCCCGTTCCGCCCACCCCCGACCGTCCCGATATCGATCCGCTCTGGGACCTTCCGCTCGAACAGGCTGCCGTGCCGGGCGGCGCCGACCCGGTTTCCGCCGGGGAAAGCCAGCCGCCTAATTATACGGCCAGCATAGTGCAGTCCGTGGATCTCGAATACGGCAGAATTCTCAGCGGACTGACCTTTACCATCCCATGATGTCGATTCCACGAAAGAGGAGGCACTAATGCCCGAATACCTGTCGCCAGGAGTATACGTCGAGGAAGTCAGTTTTCGATCCAAGACCATTGAAGGAGTGCCCACCAGCACTACCGGTTTCGCCGGGATGACCCGATTCGGACCCGTCCAATACCCGGGTGGACCGACGACCACCACGCCCCGTCTCGTCACCAGTTTCACCGAGTTCGAGCGCGTGTATGGAGGGCTCGAGCCGCTCAAGGTTCCCACGCAGGCCGACGAGCGCACCTGCTTTCTGGCCCACGCGGCGCGGGCCTTTTTTGATAACGGCGGCAAGCGGCTATACGTTTCGCGCGTGTTCTTCGAAGGTGATCCAGCCGTGACCAACTTCGGGGTAGCCCTGCTGGCCATTCCGGTAAGCGACATTGTAGCCACGTGGACGGCGCGCTGGCCTGGAGAGTACGGCAACGTTCTGGTCGAAAGCAGGATCGTGCGCGGCGGCAACGTCGCGGTCAACGATCCCCTCTTGGGCGTGCAGGCGCGGAGCGCAAAGGCCGGCGCCGTGATCGAGGTGCTGCCGAGCGGCACGAGCATTCCGCCGACGAACTCTCCGCTCGATTTGACCAACCTGCGGGTGGTACAGGTCGATGCGAATACGGGCCAGCAGACGTTCCTTGATAGCACGGGCGCCGCAACTGCATTGAACGCTACCGATACGGTGCTGATCTGCGAGATGCAAGTGGTGGTCACAGTGACTCCGGAGCGTGTCGACGTGTACGACGGGCTCGCCGGGGATCCAGCCCAGACGCGCTACATCGGCAAGATCCTACAGAGCGACGATCCGGAAGACGAAAACGCGGTTGTATATCTCAATTACGATCCTGGCGGCTCCGGCGATTCCGTGCCCGGATTTTTGCCCGCCAAGCTGATGGC from Pseudomonadota bacterium includes these protein-coding regions:
- a CDS encoding sigma 54-interacting transcriptional regulator, which gives rise to MPDKRYLCNNRVDSLPLAAQIKLLRFIQDSEYRPLKSTAARKADVRLIAATNADLSRLVQHGKFRQDLYYRLNVISFYLPPLRERRDDVCILARHFLDKYATQFNKRVAGLSPEAMQKLRIHDWPGNVRELENVIERTVVLAGGDLIQAWDIVLPDDKDSTANDSFQCAKRRVIDQFERNYIEAVLLSTNGNISEAAVVAQKNRRAFWQLIQKHRIDANTFRNHRQPTGPNPGPR
- a CDS encoding DUF4255 domain-containing protein — encoded protein: MAGFAGIAAAGKSIERLLNAAFVEEEPIPGQRTRAVLVRTTDFEPTVVGANIGSPALSIFLYRVDFNKTMRAAWSAVASQDGRGHLAVDLHLLLSAWADNAEFELRILGRAMQTIETTPMLNGPLLDPMTDWASNESVQLVLEDISTEAVMRTFDSLPTDYRLSVPYIARIVRIDSRVATPDGNVTTLIVGAVPEPRP